In one window of Prevotella fusca JCM 17724 DNA:
- a CDS encoding RsiV family protein, with amino-acid sequence MNNKKSLFLFTSLLSIALIVGCKGEKASAAKKVTDSVVAPLPTTDSVVVEKEIRLVVDSIGKSYSMDKGVVDLAYSFPVSGPQPLVDSLRAYLSSEMAEVTGGDGEESVVVKPYTNFADGRGMISYYAKNAYKSVSRTLDEIDDTDVAWKPELSKFVMKENETDRYVTYGSSFYMYSGGVHGMAAKYAVTFDKKTGAKLLNVLNPKDIKELQPMIRAGVESYFRRTRVTDEDKDVESLIKSYMSTLFLDTAIIPLPANGIYLSPEGVVFIYGQYEIGSYAIGMPTFTVPYSKIGKFLSPEARCLAGIK; translated from the coding sequence ATGAATAATAAAAAATCTTTGTTTCTTTTTACATCTCTTTTATCTATTGCTTTGATAGTTGGATGCAAGGGTGAGAAGGCTTCAGCAGCAAAGAAGGTGACGGATTCTGTGGTAGCTCCTCTTCCTACTACTGATTCTGTTGTGGTGGAGAAGGAAATTCGGTTGGTGGTTGACTCTATTGGAAAGTCTTACAGTATGGACAAGGGTGTTGTTGATCTTGCTTATTCCTTCCCTGTATCTGGTCCTCAACCGCTGGTCGATTCGCTCCGTGCTTACCTCTCGTCAGAGATGGCAGAAGTAACTGGTGGTGATGGTGAAGAGAGTGTAGTGGTTAAACCTTATACCAACTTTGCAGATGGTAGGGGAATGATTAGCTACTATGCTAAGAATGCTTATAAGAGTGTAAGCAGGACTTTAGATGAAATTGATGATACAGATGTAGCTTGGAAACCAGAGCTTTCTAAGTTTGTAATGAAGGAAAACGAAACTGATCGTTATGTTACTTATGGCTCTTCTTTTTACATGTATTCGGGTGGAGTACACGGAATGGCTGCAAAGTATGCTGTTACTTTTGATAAGAAGACGGGTGCTAAGTTACTGAATGTGTTGAATCCGAAGGATATAAAAGAACTTCAGCCTATGATTAGAGCTGGTGTTGAAAGTTATTTCAGAAGAACAAGAGTGACTGATGAGGATAAGGATGTGGAAAGTTTGATAAAAAGCTATATGAGTACACTATTCTTAGATACTGCTATTATCCCACTGCCTGCGAATGGTATTTATCTTTCTCCAGAGGGTGTTGTCTTTATCTATGGACAGTATGAGATAGGCTCTTATGCTATCGGAATGCCTACATTTACGGTTCCTTACAGCAAGATAGGGAAGTTTCTGTCTCCTGAGGCACGATGCCTTGCAGGGATTAAGTAG
- a CDS encoding Gfo/Idh/MocA family protein, which produces MRISIIGTGMIATEVITMLKTEAKGVEITSIFSHSNREKAQTLAKLNHIERIYTDYAQLLKEDDADFVYIALVNSAHYEFVRKALEAGRNVIVEKPFTMTVAEAEELAAMAVERKLYLFEAISPLHMPNFRLVKESLTRIAPVHFVQCNFSQYSSRYEQYLQNDIAPAFSPELGGGALNDLNVYNINIVIGLFGRPTATQYFPNRGHNGIDTSGVMVLSYPTMTATCTAAKDSSSPSFIIIQGEKGWIRIPTTANEFSSVEIMEQGRLTSYQRNAYESRLTHEFMDFKDVWERKDYGQMEAWLGNSVEIARIMRSPLQAFRSNQVGPVQDIC; this is translated from the coding sequence ATGAGGATTAGTATTATAGGAACAGGAATGATAGCCACAGAGGTTATTACAATGCTCAAAACAGAAGCGAAAGGAGTGGAAATCACCAGTATATTCTCACATAGCAACAGGGAAAAAGCACAGACACTGGCAAAGCTGAACCATATAGAACGCATCTATACCGACTATGCGCAACTGCTCAAGGAAGACGATGCCGACTTTGTCTACATTGCATTGGTAAACAGTGCCCATTATGAATTCGTGCGAAAAGCATTGGAGGCTGGCAGGAATGTGATTGTAGAAAAGCCCTTTACCATGACCGTTGCGGAGGCTGAAGAACTGGCAGCTATGGCAGTAGAGCGGAAACTTTATCTCTTTGAAGCCATCTCGCCACTCCACATGCCGAACTTCCGACTGGTGAAGGAAAGTCTGACACGTATCGCACCTGTACACTTCGTACAGTGTAACTTCTCGCAATATTCAAGCAGGTATGAACAGTACCTACAGAATGACATTGCCCCTGCATTCAGCCCGGAGTTAGGAGGCGGCGCATTGAACGACCTCAACGTGTACAATATCAACATCGTCATAGGGCTCTTTGGACGCCCCACAGCAACACAATATTTTCCCAACCGTGGACACAACGGCATCGACACCTCGGGCGTTATGGTACTGTCCTATCCCACAATGACTGCTACTTGTACGGCTGCAAAGGATTCCAGCAGTCCTTCCTTCATCATCATACAAGGAGAAAAGGGCTGGATACGCATTCCGACAACAGCCAATGAATTCAGCAGCGTTGAGATAATGGAACAAGGCAGACTCACCAGTTATCAGCGCAATGCCTACGAAAGCCGCCTCACCCATGAGTTCATGGACTTCAAGGACGTATGGGAGCGAAAGGATTACGGACAGATGGAAGCATGGCTTGGAAATTCCGTAGAGATAGCAAGGATTATGAGGTCACCTCTTCAGGCATTCCGCTCCAATCAGGTCGGACCTGTTCAGGATATATGCTAA